The genomic segment GTAAATGACGCTCCTAAAATCTCTAAATTTAGAGTGAGAATGAAGCTGAACCGCAGAGAAAATCACCAGTGTTACTGCCACTGTTATGAGATGCACAAAACcttcataataataaaagtgaAACGTGTGTGAGAGCTCAAGCTGACGGGACTCCACCAGTAGAGGGCGACGTTAAACTAAAGACATGATGAATAAGGAAAGAAGGACACAAGCTGGTTTGACTGTAAGAAACTCTAATTCAGTAGCATGCTAGTATGCAAGTTCAAACATACACTATCCATTTTATTTAGTATACTAGATAATTTAGTGCATCCCAGATCATTAGCATGCTAAAGGTGTGCATTACATACTATTTCTGATGTATTTATGAAGTATGCATTAGTGCATGCTGTGTAGTATTGCATAATCACAACATTAAGTCAATATTTTAGATCCTTGCAACTATTTATTCAATTAATGTGTGCATTCACATTTTCTACAGGCCATTTAATGTGTGTAGTACATCTCAAAACTTGCATACTTACTTCATACACACTATACACCAGTGAAGTACATATATTTAGTATGTACTAAAAGTGTGTGAATCATTTGCAGACGCATGCATTTCAAATTCAGTCTTGCACACTATCCATTCCATATAGTATACTAGATTAGTGCATCCCAGATCATTAGCATGCTGAAGGTGTGTATTACATACTATTTCTGATGTATTTATGAAGTATGCATCTGTGCAGTCACACTGTGACTATACATATTCATCTATTTATGTAATTCATGtgtacattcacattttctaCAAGTCATTAATGAAGTATAAGGTAATTTAATGTGTGTAGTACTTCTCAAAACATGCATACTTGCTTCCTACACACTACACACCAGTGAAGTACATATATTTAGTATGCAGAAGTGTGCAAATCAGATGCAGATGAATATGATGCACGCATTTCAAATTTAGTCTTACACACTATCCATTCTATACAGTATAGAATATTAAATTAGTGCATCCCAGATCATTAGCATGCCAAAGGTGTGCGTTACATACTATTTCTGATGTATTTATGAAGTATGCATCTGTGCAGTCAGACTGTGATTATACATTTTCATCTATTTAATTAATGTGAGCATTCACATTTTCTACAGGTCATTAATGAAGAATAAGGTCATTTAATGTGTAGTACATCTACATTGCATACTGGACACTTGCATACTACATACTACACACTAGTACAGTGTATATACTTAGTATGTATTAGAAGTGCAAATCATTTGCAGATCAATATGTGACACATGCATTTCAAATTCAGTCTTACACACTACATTCTATTTAGTATACTAGATTAATTAATGCATCCCAGATTAGCATGCCAAAGGTGTGCATTACATACTATTTCTGATGTATTTATGAAGTGTGCATCTGTGCATACTGTGTAGTATTGCATAATCACAATAATACATCAATAATTTAGATCCATGCaactatttattaaattaatgtgtGCAATCACATTTTCTACAGGTTTAGTACATCTCTAATCTTGCATACTTGCTTCCAACACACTACACACCAGTGAAGTACATATATTTAGTATGCAGAAGTGTGTGAATCAGATGCAGATCAATATTTGGTGCACGCATTTCAAATTACAGTCTTACACACTATCCATTCTATAGTGTATAGTATACTAGATAAGTGCATCCCAGATCATTAGCATGCTAAAGATGTGCATTACATACTATTTCTGATGTATTTATGAAGTATGCATCTGTGCAGTTGGACTGTGACTATACATTTTCAtctaattatttaattcatgtgtGCATTCACATTTTCTACAGGTCATTAATGTAGTATAAGGTCATTTAATGTGTAGTACATCTGAAAACTTGCATACTGACTAAGAACGTATATTTAGTATGTACTAGAAGAAGCGTGCGAATCAGATGCAGATCAACATGAGTTGAATGCACGTTTTTCTGTCCTAAGCGTGTCAAAATgtgcatgtatgtatatgtttgtCTGTCTACGATTATGTAAATTCAGACCTTTTCTGCCTATTTCCATAGAAAATGCCTGACGCCATTACAGTTCCAACTTTAACACCTGTAATCACAAAAACTGCATGGATACAGGCCAGATCCACATGTGATTAAACTCTGTGCTAACACGCGTCCGAATACCTCTCCAGACATGAAGGGGAATGTTGAATCCCTGCTGGGAATCTGGGAATGAGCCAAAGCAACACAGAAAGAGGGATGGATAAATCGGCTTGAACGATAAGGAAATTTTGGCACTACATTAACGATTTCCATGACGATGGTTTTCATGTTTGTCCTGATCCCACAAAATCCAGAAGTTCCAGTGCCAACTCCTGATCCGAATCTGATCAAGAACGAACGTCACAGAACAGCCCGTTGTCATTAGACCGGAGATCCGGACGCTGGAGGAATGAAGCGCATTAAAAATGGAGAAAGCTTTTGGACTCGTCGTGTTTATCAAGCCAAAAATCAAACTCTGgaatgtttaatgcatttataaGATTTTGCTccctgtatataaatatatatatatatatatatatatatataattataaactaaataaacataaatgccATATCAGATGAATGAtttatttcaatcatgacagCTCTCagaatagttttagcatgttattgaatatggcattgttacagtatttggtcttggcagactagatctgctgctgctgctgctgattattgctgctgctgatgattatttctgctgctgctgattattgctgctgctactgttgATTATTTCTTCTGCTACtattgattattgctgctgctgctgattattgctgctgctgcttctgctacTGCggttttattgctgctgctactgttgattattgctgctgctgctgatgattATTTCTGCTGCTACTGTTGATTATTTCTTCTGCTACtattgattattgctgctgctgcttctgctacTGCggttttattgctgctgctgctgttgattattgctgctgctactgttgattattgctgctgctgctgttgattattgctgctgctactgttgattattgctgctgcttctgctactattgattattgctgctgctgatgatgatTATTTCTGCTGATGATAATTATTGCTGCTTTTGCTACTGCTGATTGTTGCTGCCACTGCTAGTGTTAATTATTGCTGCTACAGTTGActattgctgctgcagagcaagtatggacttgctactgcttaaagacacacagacatgctgctgtgagcatgttattttacatgctgctgctgcatatatagacagatagaaatcccgtagcagatctaggcaggtggagctggaggaggtggaggggtttagaggaactctgatagcgCTGCAGGACTAGATTACAGCAAACACTGTATAGCAAACACTGAACACCTTCAGTGTTCAGTATTTCAACTGCCTGTTGTCAATTATTTAATTCTCTTAATTCTAGTTTTGATAAGTGTGCCTTTAAGTTGAACCATCTGAATTTAAAGTTGACCAACCATTTACCGTCATCCCTGCATCAAAAGCTTTGTCTCTACTGCAGTCCAGGCTTGCTGTAAATTTTAGATAAGTAGTTTTTTTGGACACATTCAGGTGTGTTTATACCTTCAGGGCTTTCTGGGCAGCTTCGCTGGATCCGATTGCAATGAGATCTGGTCCGGCCATGCTGCAGAAACTCTTCAGATGGAGACAGCCCTGTACGGGAACCGTGGACACAGCATAGTCCTGTAACAATTGGGAGATACATCAGCACAAAAGCATTTTGGCTCTGACTGGAAAAAACATTTGCTCATAAAAACAGAATGAAAAAATTGAGTACTCCAAATAAACTACTAGCGCATTAGCTCAGCTGGTAAATAAAGTGGAAAAAATTGTTTGCTTATTGGAAAAAGACACCTAAAGCGCACCAGACTTTGGAAAGGGAAGACAATTTGCTCAGGGATTCTTGAGGAGAGAACAAGGGAACCTTTCTGTGGAGAGTATGAATGTATTTACAAACACTGCTCTCAGTGGTACTATGAGCACGTTCAACAAGTATCTCTGCTTTCACTTTAGCGACCCGGGCGACTTTGTACAGCTGCCTGGTTAAAAGTTTCCATAAGCCATAAGCGTGTGAATGATAAGGAGCTGCAGGCATCTTCAAGCTCGTTTGCAGATCCTTACGAAATCATGACGTTAAAAGCATCTGTGACATTAACAAAGAATGCTCTGTTCTTACAACAAGCTTTtgattttcattcagaaatcagAGTTCGCGGTTGACGGGGTCCATGGCCTGCAGAACCAGcttttctgaaaacaaacatCCCAGCTGGGGCTTATTCTGATCCACACTAAATACTGAGAGTCTGATTATGTAGAGAACAgtataatagatagatagatagatagactcaCCTTAAATGTGTCGGCCAGGATCTCCGCTCCTCTCTGATTGGTCCTCTTGGATAATCCCACGAAGAACTCTCTACCTGAACACCAGaacacacatttacattcacTTCCAGAAGAAGCGGCAGGAGCTAATCTGCTGACAGGTATTAACTGAAGCTTGTCTAGACTACAATTTGGATTTTATCTGTTTTCCGTCATTGATCAAAGGAGACCAAACTCAATTGCAGTGAGAAGTTAGTTAAAGCTTCTTAATGACTCTCTGGGTTCATTTGGTTCAACTCTACATCAGTGCCACTGAACCTTCTGATCTAAGGCCAGTGAGAAGCTTTATCAACGTTTGGCTGTATAAAAAGACTCTCTCCGAGTCGTATGACTTTATGTTCCATTTAAATGGTGATCTGAGATCAGTTTCTCACATATTCTGGTGTAATAGTTCAGGTCTGCACGTCAATAGTTCTGGTCTGATCTGCGAACAGAGTAACGTGACACTTGAATCCAGAACAGTAGCCACTAAACGTTTTACACAGGAGATACGAGCTTCTTGACGCCAGAAGGAAATGTTTCTGGCCGGGAACGACTCCAGTCGAACGTCTCCAGACTCAATTAGGTGTACGGCTGCAGTTTTCCATCCACCGCTAAAGGTGACCCATATTCAATCCGAGGAACCAAGCAAACACAATGTACATTTCCACAGCGTCTGAAGCAGATTCACAGCTGAGGATTTTAGGGAAAACTGTTTAAAAGTAAAACTGTGTGGCTGTGGCTTCCTTTAGAGTCTCTGTTCAACAAAGGCATTATAGGCTGAACTGGTACCTGTGAACAGGACATCTCCTCCGTCCAGTGTGGCCAATTCATCGGTCATCTCAACAATATTCAGGCCGAGCTCAGTCAACGCATTTTTCATGGCCTCCGTCTGGAAcagaaagacatttacaattacTCATTAAGCagacactttcaaaaacacttatCAAACAAAACCAGCAAAACAAAAGACACAGTTGCACTCCATCTCAGAACAGcccagcaactgcatagcaaccactTAAAATCCCCTAGAAACTCCCCAGCAACCACAATAGAACTATATAGCTACAAAGTATATCCCACTCAGAAAAccttaacaaccacatagcaacaccctggcaactgtCCAGAACACTCTTTCAACCATATAGCAAGGACTTAGTAactactcagaacaccctaacaactgcatagcaagaAAATGATATACCacttagaacaccttagcaaccacatagcaacaccctggcaactgcGCAGAATGCTTTTTCAACCTtatagcaacaccttagaaactaaccagagcaccctagcaactgtataGCAAGAAAAGGATATCCCACTCAGAAAAccttaacaaccacatagcaacaccctggcaactgtCCAGAACACTTTTTCAACCATAtagaaacaccctagaaactaTGCAGAAAACCCTAGCAACTGTATAGCAAGAAAATGATataccactcagaacaccttacatagcaacaccctggcaactgcCCAGAATGCTTTTTCAACCTTACAGCAACACCTTAGAAACTAcccagagcaccctagcaactgtataGCAAGAAAAGGATATACCAGTCAGAAAACattaacaaccacatagcaactccctagcaactGCCCAGAACACTCTTTCAACCATATAGCAACGCCCTAGTAACACAGTAGTATATCCCACACAAAGTATATCCCACTTAGAAAACattaacaaccacatagcaacaccctagcaactgtccAGAACACTCTTTCAACCATATAGCAAGGACTTAGTAactactcagaacaccctaacaactgcatagcaagaAAATGATATACCACttagaacaccttagaaactaaccagagcaccctagcaactgtataGCAAGAAAAGGATATCCCACTCAGAAAACCtcaacaaccacatagcaacaccctagcaactgtccAGAACACTTTTTCAACCATAtagaaacaccctagaaactaTGCAGAAAACCCTAGCAACTGTATAGCAAGAAAATGATATACCACttagaacaccttagaaactaaccagagcaccctagcaactgtataGCAAGAAAAGGATATCCCACTCAGAAAAccttaacaaccacatagcaacaccctggcaactgtCCAGAACATTTTTTCAACCATAtagaaacaccctagaaactaTGCAGAAAACCCTAGCAACTGTATAGCAAGAAAAGGATATACCAGTCAGAAAACattaacaaccacatagcaactccctagcaactGCCCAGAACACTCTTTCAACCATATAGCAAGGACATAGTAactactcagaacaccctaacaactgcatagcaagaAAATGATataccactcagaacaccttagcaaccacatagcaacaccctggcaactgcGCAGAATGCTTTTTCAACCTtatagcaacaccttagaaactacccagaacaccctagcaactgcataggaACAAAGTATATACCATGCAGAACACCTTAcgtagcaacaccctggcaactgcCCAGAATGCTTTTTTCAACCTTATAGCACCCCCTTAGAAACTACACAGAACACCCTTACAACTGTATAGCAAGAAAAGGATTTACCACTCAGAAAACcttaaccacatagcaacaccctagcaactgtccAGAACAATTTCAATCATATAGCAACGCCCTAGAAACACAGTAGTATATCCCACAAAAAGTATATTCCACTCAGAAAAccttaacaaccacatagcaacaccctggcaactatCCAGAACACTCTTTCAACCATACAGCAAGGCCCTAGAAACAGTATATGACATCAGCCGCATCCAGGGATTTTTTTAAAGCCAAGTCAGAGACGAGAGCCTTCGGCTATCTGACAGTTGGTGGTAAAACATCATgatgcaataattaaatgtgtttatagtCACATAAGCCCTGAAACACAGTGGATAAATGAGTTGTGTTtatggaggagagagagagagagagagaagcatcCGGATCTGGATTGAGTTTCTCTGAATGACAACATGCTCCCAATCCCGTccaagaaccagggtcagaatTAACAAGGATTTGAGTGGGATGCCATCGCAAATGCCATCGCAAGAAACAAAAATGTTCTAGATATTTAcgatattaaattaaacaaagtttaaacaattattttcccATGTGACAGTCGAATGGTGTATAAAGTTTCTGAGAGgccaataaaaacacaaacgcacacctgtcatgttcacattcagtgttggggtaacgcaCTACAAGAAACTCCAGTTACGTAATCAGGGGCTGGATTCACAAACATCTTCTTAAGAAAGAAGTTAAGAAAATTCTTAAGATAAATTCTAAGAAGTTCTTAAGAATGTTCCTAAGTGCAATTCTTGAAAAATCCTTATGAAGTTCTAAAATATATTCTTAAGAACTTAGGGCAAGATCTTAATTTTTTACTTAAGAAGAAAATGAAAGGTGTTCATTTGATTGAAAGGGGGTAATTGCTGAAGACTCGCTGAATGAAAAACACCTCAGAGCCTGTCACCGCCTGTAGATTAGGCTACCGCAGATATCATAATGAGCGCGCAGACTATTTTCGTTGTGGTTGTTTGACGGGAGCTAATCACTCTGTCATGTTTTTAATGGATCATTAAAATcgttatttaaaaacaaactgtCTCAAGATGCAACGTTCTTTCTCATTCATTTGTACACAGTCTTTTTTTTGCTCTCTCTAGAGTGAATGCGTCCTGTATCTGTGTGTGCCGCCTCGCTGGTTCTAgcttacggagccccgcacatgacatgcaggaaaaaaaataaaatagtaggctaaatcatgctcatgatttactaattctttCCCTCagtttgctaaatcgtgcacactgtttataaatcgaggaaacaaattagtaaatcgtgctaACGTCTTTTGCCGTTTTCCGTACAAGCTTGAGTGAGCGCATCATATACAGGTACACGCAAATGATCATTAGTGTAATTTCAGACAGGGTACAAGTAATATGTATTATGTTTAGCTAGCTAGCGTTATGTTGTATGCTTAATATTTGAAACGACCCAATAAATTCATTGAGCATCTAATTAAGACAGGTTGGAGGTTATTCTAACTTTAAGAAGTTATTTACGATGATTTTTAAGGACATTCTTTTCGGGAATATGAATACTTCTTAAATTTGAATTCTTAAGAAAAGTTTTTGagaatacaaaatattcttatcttttttcttaagtttgaaaataagaagaaattaGCAGTTAAGAAGAATTTTATTCTTAAGAATGTTTCGTGAATCCGGCCccgattactttttttaagtaacaatgcattacttttaaatttacaacaaagttactttttcaaacaagtaaCGAAAGTTTTTCCCATGTATTAACTGATTAATGTgagaaaagtaatgcaaaagtagcGTAGGTAACACATTTCCCCAGCACTGTCCACAAATGTACACAAGCATGTCACACTGTTAGAAATGGACTGATTACTCAGTAAACAACTCTTACATGGACATCGCCACTTTCCGTCACATACAAATGGAAATGAACTCGAAATAACAATCTGAGTCGCTTCCCTTGACTAATAGTCAAAAAAAAGTGACAACATCAAACATGTAAAAATCAAACTGAACTCTGCCCTCATTAAAGTAAAAACGCTCCTGTTAATCCAATCCCGGAGGTGAAAATCGGCCCATAAAGAAAAAGTTAATTTCGGACACTGCCAAAACCCGTCGATGACATCAGCACGAGGGGCCAGGGGGTGATGTCATGCTGAAGGAAACATGTAAAACTTTTATGAGGAGAAAAGATGA from the Ctenopharyngodon idella isolate HZGC_01 chromosome 22, HZGC01, whole genome shotgun sequence genome contains:
- the ddah1 gene encoding N(G),N(G)-dimethylarginine dimethylaminohydrolase 1 isoform X4 gives rise to the protein MGALQLSKTEAMKNALTELGLNIVEMTDELATLDGGDVLFTGREFFVGLSKRTNQRGAEILADTFKDYAVSTVPVQGCLHLKSFCSMAGPDLIAIGSSEAAQKALKIMQQMSDHKYDKLTVPDDLAANCVYMKLPGKGDVLLHCTPEEFPESAKVFEKLKDHMLIPVSNQEKVKVDGALTCCSVLFSKNNNI
- the ddah1 gene encoding N(G),N(G)-dimethylarginine dimethylaminohydrolase 1 isoform X5, whose amino-acid sequence is MKNALTELGLNIVEMTDELATLDGGDVLFTGREFFVGLSKRTNQRGAEILADTFKDYAVSTVPVQGCLHLKSFCSMAGPDLIAIGSSEAAQKALKIMQQMSDHKYDKLTVPDDLAANCVYMKLPGKGDVLLHCTPEEFPESAKVFEKLKDHMLIPVSNQEKVKVDGALTCCSVLFSKNNNI
- the ddah1 gene encoding N(G),N(G)-dimethylarginine dimethylaminohydrolase 1 isoform X3 produces the protein MELVQAPSVRETEAMKNALTELGLNIVEMTDELATLDGGDVLFTGREFFVGLSKRTNQRGAEILADTFKDYAVSTVPVQGCLHLKSFCSMAGPDLIAIGSSEAAQKALKIMQQMSDHKYDKLTVPDDLAANCVYMKLPGKGDVLLHCTPEEFPESAKVFEKLKDHMLIPVSNQEKVKVDGALTCCSVLFSKNNNI